The following are encoded together in the Bdellovibrio sp. ArHS genome:
- a CDS encoding M28 family peptidase: MKKVKVLLTSACIFSAISCQYKEAKPTKSNSETSTASGSFMNEPNQLISEARQMTFVGPKSGEGYFSPDGKKMIFQSERHPGNPFYQMYILDLVSGETTRVSPGEGKTTCGWIHPSMKKVLYSSTHLDPATKKKTQEEYDSRKKAVKARYSWSFDDTYDIFSSDLHGKQIQRLTKEKGYDAEASYSPDGRWIAFASNRAGYNEKLEGEDKKFFEQDPSYMMDIYIMKSDGTQVKRLTNSKGYDGGPFFSADGKKITWRRFAPNGSTAEIYTMNVDGTEQKQITRLKSMSWAPFFHPSGDYIIFGSSVLGYSNFELFIVDAEGKHAPVRVTFDDGFDGLPVFTPDGNSLSWTHRNEKGESQILISKWDDVLARKLLGLPAQDPATGSLSPEVRSDDIKKWVHYLASPEHQGRGTGTVQEKVYTEKLAQLFKSWGLQGAAANGSFFDTFEFTSGVHLGPQNSLEVVGSYQKKYEVSKDFEPISFSKIGDFREAPVVFVGYGIKAPASDKEPEYNSYQGLDVKGKWVLALTDLPADISSQRRHYLNLYSRLQHKVTVAKNEGALGLIIANGPVSGLPEKFGKIKFEGSLSDSTMAVLRLSAAAATDLLKYAGQDLAALQKRLDKGEMAEAVVIPSAYIKAKVDLQFQKSTGINVVAKLPVVGAKSSVMIGAHGDHLGHGQFGSSLARGNEIGQSHYGADDNASGVSGVMELAHYYAHLAKVSPGKIKKNLYFGVWSGEELGNLGSTHFTKNIAKHNIGAYLNMDMIGRLKDRLFVQGLGSGDHWVPLAEEVGIRSAVPMVVQEDPYLPTDSLAFYMAGVPTANFFTGSHGEYHTPRDTADLVNYEGVVKVLKVVQGFSDVLADSSIPMVKYVKVAGAQNKMEGRSFRVYLGTIPDYSQEGVKGVRITGASKDSPAEAAGVKEKDIIVEFDNTKIENLYDYVYTLQAVKPNKETLLKVLRDGKLIELKITPKLKE, translated from the coding sequence ATGAAAAAAGTGAAAGTTCTTCTTACAAGTGCCTGCATTTTCTCGGCTATTTCCTGTCAATACAAGGAAGCAAAGCCTACTAAATCCAACTCTGAGACTTCAACTGCCAGCGGTTCTTTTATGAATGAGCCTAATCAGCTTATAAGCGAGGCCCGCCAAATGACCTTTGTGGGGCCTAAGTCGGGGGAAGGCTACTTCAGTCCTGATGGTAAGAAGATGATTTTTCAAAGTGAAAGACATCCCGGAAATCCTTTTTACCAAATGTATATTTTGGATTTAGTCAGTGGGGAAACAACCCGCGTTTCTCCTGGCGAAGGGAAAACGACATGTGGTTGGATTCATCCCTCTATGAAGAAGGTGTTGTATTCGTCCACACATCTGGACCCGGCAACAAAAAAGAAGACTCAGGAAGAATATGACAGCCGCAAAAAAGCCGTTAAAGCCCGCTATTCCTGGAGCTTTGATGACACCTATGACATTTTTTCTTCCGACCTGCATGGGAAGCAGATTCAACGCCTGACCAAAGAGAAAGGTTATGATGCTGAGGCTTCTTATTCACCGGATGGTCGATGGATCGCCTTTGCTTCGAATCGTGCTGGATATAACGAAAAGCTTGAAGGTGAGGATAAAAAATTCTTTGAACAAGATCCTTCCTATATGATGGATATTTACATCATGAAGTCCGATGGGACGCAGGTGAAACGTCTCACAAACTCTAAGGGTTACGACGGGGGACCTTTCTTCAGCGCAGATGGTAAGAAGATCACGTGGCGTCGCTTTGCTCCTAATGGCTCTACGGCAGAAATCTATACGATGAATGTGGATGGAACAGAGCAAAAGCAAATCACTCGTTTAAAATCCATGTCCTGGGCGCCATTCTTTCATCCTTCCGGAGACTACATCATCTTTGGCTCCAGTGTGTTGGGATATTCCAATTTTGAGCTTTTCATCGTTGATGCCGAAGGCAAGCATGCGCCTGTGCGGGTGACTTTCGATGACGGATTTGATGGACTTCCGGTATTTACGCCGGATGGCAACAGTCTGTCCTGGACTCATAGAAATGAAAAAGGGGAGTCACAAATCCTTATTTCCAAGTGGGATGATGTTCTTGCCAGAAAACTTCTTGGTCTTCCCGCCCAAGATCCAGCCACAGGCTCACTGTCCCCGGAAGTTCGCAGCGATGATATCAAGAAATGGGTGCACTATTTAGCGTCCCCTGAACATCAGGGGCGTGGCACAGGTACTGTTCAGGAAAAGGTTTATACAGAAAAGTTAGCGCAACTCTTTAAGTCTTGGGGCCTACAAGGTGCGGCCGCTAATGGCAGCTTTTTCGATACCTTTGAATTCACTTCAGGTGTTCATCTAGGTCCTCAGAACTCACTTGAAGTTGTGGGTTCTTATCAGAAGAAGTACGAAGTTTCTAAGGACTTTGAGCCAATTTCTTTTTCAAAAATTGGTGATTTCAGAGAAGCTCCTGTCGTGTTTGTTGGTTACGGCATTAAAGCTCCCGCCAGTGACAAAGAACCTGAATACAATTCTTATCAAGGCCTGGACGTTAAAGGAAAATGGGTTTTGGCTTTGACGGATTTGCCGGCAGATATCTCCTCTCAGCGTCGTCATTACTTGAATCTTTATTCGCGTTTGCAACATAAAGTGACAGTTGCCAAGAACGAAGGGGCTTTAGGGCTGATCATTGCAAATGGACCGGTCAGCGGTCTGCCTGAAAAATTTGGTAAGATCAAATTTGAAGGTTCACTGTCTGATAGCACCATGGCGGTGTTACGTTTATCGGCAGCAGCGGCAACAGATCTTTTGAAATACGCGGGACAAGACCTCGCGGCTTTGCAAAAACGTTTAGATAAAGGCGAAATGGCAGAGGCTGTGGTCATTCCTTCAGCCTACATCAAGGCCAAAGTGGACCTGCAGTTTCAGAAATCGACCGGCATTAACGTCGTAGCAAAACTTCCCGTGGTCGGGGCGAAAAGCTCGGTGATGATTGGCGCTCACGGCGATCATTTGGGTCATGGACAGTTCGGCAGTTCTTTAGCTCGCGGCAATGAGATTGGCCAGTCTCACTACGGAGCTGATGATAATGCATCGGGTGTTTCCGGTGTCATGGAGCTTGCGCACTATTACGCCCATCTTGCTAAAGTGTCTCCGGGAAAAATTAAAAAGAATTTGTATTTCGGCGTCTGGTCCGGAGAAGAGTTGGGTAATTTAGGTTCCACTCATTTTACGAAAAACATTGCGAAACATAACATCGGTGCCTATTTGAACATGGATATGATCGGTCGTCTGAAAGATCGTCTTTTTGTGCAAGGCTTGGGATCGGGGGATCACTGGGTGCCTTTAGCGGAAGAGGTGGGGATTCGTTCTGCAGTGCCCATGGTTGTGCAAGAGGATCCCTATCTTCCCACTGATTCATTGGCTTTTTATATGGCAGGCGTGCCCACGGCGAACTTCTTCACGGGTTCGCACGGAGAATATCACACGCCTCGCGATACGGCCGATCTGGTGAATTATGAAGGGGTCGTCAAGGTTCTTAAAGTCGTTCAGGGATTCAGTGACGTGCTGGCAGATTCTTCCATTCCAATGGTGAAATACGTCAAAGTTGCTGGCGCACAGAACAAAATGGAAGGTCGCAGTTTCCGCGTTTATTTGGGAACTATTCCCGACTATTCGCAGGAGGGTGTAAAAGGGGTTCGTATTACGGGAGCCTCGAAAGACAGTCCTGCAGAGGCTGCTGGCGTGAAGGAAAAAGACATCATTGTCGAATTTGATAATACAAAGATCGAAAATCTTTATGATTACGTATACACACTTCAGGCGGTGAAACCGAATAAAGAGACCCTCCTGAAAGTGCTGCGCGATGGGAAGTTGATTGAGCTTAAGATCACACCAAAACTAAAAGAATAA